Within the Streptomyces sp. NBC_00554 genome, the region CAACCCGCGCCGTCTCAGGCGGACTCTGGAATGGAGGAGCAGACCTAGCGCAGGAGGTGCGCATCATGCTCGCGCCCGTCATTTCCGGAGTCGATGGATCCGCTGAGGGCCTGGCCGCCGCCGAGTGGGCGGCCCGCGAGGCCGTCCGCCGTGAGCGTCCGCTGCGTCTCGTGCACGCCTGGAACGGGCACCCCCGCCAGGCGGAAGGCGAGCCGGCGAACGCCACTCAGCGGCATCTGGCCCGGCGTGCCCTGCGCCAGGCGGAAGCCCGTGTCCGCGGCGCCTGCCGTGGCGTAGGCCTTGACGACAAGCAGTTGGAGGGCCCCGCGACCGCCGCGCTGCTCCACGCTGCCGAGCAGGCCGACCTGCTGGTGCTGGGCTCGCGAGGGCTGAGCGGCTTCACCGGATTCCTGGTGGGTTCCGTCGCCCTGGGCGTGGTGGCGAAGGCGACTCGTCCCGTCGTCCTCGTACGCGCGGGTGAGGAAGCGGAGGACGAGCATCTCCCGGCGGAGGACGGCAGCGCGTCCACGCGCACCGGATACCGGGACGTGGTGCTGGGCATCGACCTGAGCAATGCGCGCGACGAGGTGATCGAGTTCGCCTTCGAGGCCGCCCGGCTGCGTGGCGCCCGCCTGCGGGTCGTCCACGCGTGGCAGCCGCCCTCCGCCCTCGGCCTCGGCCCCGGGGACATCGCTCTGGTGAGTGAACCAAGGCGTGCGGAGGAGTGGCAGGGATTCCTGTCCGCCGTACTCCAGTTGTGGCGCGACAAGTACGCGGACGTCGATGTCCTGGAGTCGGTGGTGGCGGACAAGGCCTCGACCGCGCTGCTCCGGGCGGCCTCCGGGGCGAGCCTGCTCGTCATCGGACACCGTCTGGCCGATCGGCCGGCGGGCCCGCGCACCGGTTCCGTCGCCCATGCCGTCATCCACCACGTCGGCTGCCCCGTGGCCGTCGTCCCGCACGAGTGAGAGGCCTCAGCCATGACCAGCGCACCTACGCAGTACGTGTACGGATTCGCTGAAGGCAACCGCGAGATGGCCGGCCTGCTCGGCGGCAAGGGGGCCGGCCTCGCGGAGATGACCCGGCTCGGGCTGCCCGTACCGCCGGGCTTCACGGTCACGACCGAGGCCTGCAAGGTCTACCTGGCGACCGGTGACGAACCGTCCGAGCTGGGCATCGAGACGGCCCGGGCCCTGGCCGCGCTGGAGCGCACCATGGGCCGCACGCTCGGTCAGCCGGACGACCCGCTGCTGGTGTCGGTTCGGTCGGGTGCCCGGTTCTCGATGCCCGGGATGATGGAGACGATCCTCGACATCGGCCTGAACGACGCCTCGGTCATCGGACTCGCCAAGACGTCCGGGCAGGAGAGGTTCGCCTGGGACTCCTACCGGCGGCTCGTGCAGATGTTCGGCCGGACCGTGCTGGGCGTGGACGGCGACCTGTTCGAGCAGGCCATCGCCGAGCACCGGGCCCAGCGGGCGGTGACCGACGACCACGGCCTCGACGCGAGCGAACTCGCCCTCCTCACCGAGGAGTTCAAAGCAATCATCCGCCGCGAAACGGGCGAGGAATTCCCACAGGACCCCGTCGAGCAGTTGTACCGCGCGATCCGGGCGGTCTTCGACTCCTGGAACGGCGACCGGGCCCGGATCTACCGCCACCGCGAGCGCATCCCCGACGACCTCGGCACCGCCGTCAACATCCAGGCGATGGTCTTCGGCAACCTCGGCCCCGACTCCGGCACCGGCGTCGCCTTCACCCGCGATCCGGCCACCGGCGCCCCCGGCATCTACGGCGACTA harbors:
- a CDS encoding universal stress protein, coding for MLAPVISGVDGSAEGLAAAEWAAREAVRRERPLRLVHAWNGHPRQAEGEPANATQRHLARRALRQAEARVRGACRGVGLDDKQLEGPATAALLHAAEQADLLVLGSRGLSGFTGFLVGSVALGVVAKATRPVVLVRAGEEAEDEHLPAEDGSASTRTGYRDVVLGIDLSNARDEVIEFAFEAARLRGARLRVVHAWQPPSALGLGPGDIALVSEPRRAEEWQGFLSAVLQLWRDKYADVDVLESVVADKASTALLRAASGASLLVIGHRLADRPAGPRTGSVAHAVIHHVGCPVAVVPHE